The following are from one region of the Gossypium hirsutum isolate 1008001.06 chromosome D03, Gossypium_hirsutum_v2.1, whole genome shotgun sequence genome:
- the LOC107939767 gene encoding protein HAIKU1 produces MDNSKNRLNDHLGVNKIGKNIKKSPLHQPNFANNATRQQPQPQVYNISKNDFRNIVQQLTGSPSHNDPLPRPPQNPPKPQSMRLQRIRPPPLTPINRPHIPPPAPVPAPVPAHDPAPVPPPGPYNNPGLVRPGPPGQYGQPPSTMMQPMVPGDAPWANTADSPISAYMRYLQTSLIDPSPVGNQVQPQLHPLVPGQPHLPPPSSGLLPNPPMPALPSPRGVNGPVPMAPNLPHPRMNCPITPMSNLPSPRMNGPGLLPSPTSQFLLSSPTGYMNLLSPRSPYGLLSPGVQFPPLSPNFAFSSMGQPGVLGPGPQPPPSPGFFPLSPSGFFPYPSPRWRDQ; encoded by the coding sequence ATGGATAATTCGAAGAATCGGCTTAATGATCATCTTGGTGTGAACAAAATCGGGAAGAATATAAAGAAGAGCCCGTTGCATCAACCTAATTTTGCTAATAATGCAACTAGGCAACAGCCTCAGCCTCAAGTTTACAATATTAGCAAGAATGATTTCAGGAACATTGTTCAACAACTCACTGGTTCACCATCACATAATGATCCTTTGCCAAGGCCTCCACAGAATCCACCAAAACCCCAAAGTATGAGGTTGCAGAGAATTAGGCCTCCACCATTGACACCAATCAATCGGCCTCATATTCCTCCCCCGGCTCCTGTCCCTGCCCCTGTTCCTGCTCATGATCCGGCTCCGGTTCCACCTCCTGGTCCATATAATAACCCTGGCTTAGTTAGGCCTGGACCACCTGGTCAATATGGACAACCACCATCTACAATGATGCAACCTATGGTTCCTGGTGATGCTCCATGGGCAAACACAGCTGACTCTCCTATATCTGCTTATATGCGATATCTTCAAACTTCTCTTATAGATCCAAGTCCAGTTGGAAATCAAGTTCAACCTCAACTACATCCGCTGGTTCCAGGGCAACCTCACCTTCCACCACCGTCTTCCGGTTTACTTCCTAATCCACCAATGCCGGCTCTTCCTTCACCAAGAGGAGTAAATGGTCCTGTACCAATGGCACCTAATCTCCCTCATCCACGTATGAATTGTCCCATTACACCAATGTCCAATCTGCCATCACCACGAATGAATGGACCTGGCCTTTTACCTTCACCAACTTCTCAGTTCCTTTTGTCATCACCTACTGGCTATATGAATTTGTTGTCCCCTCGCTCCCCTTACGGTTTACTTTCTCCCGGGGTTCAATTTCCTCCACTTAGTCCTAATTTTGCTTTCTCCTCCATGGGTCAACCAGGGGTTTTAGGTCCAGGGCCTCAACCTCCACCATCTCCTGGTTTTTTCCCATTGTCACCATCTGGTTTTTTTCCCTACCCCAGTCCAAGATGGAGGGATCAATAA
- the LOC107939748 gene encoding uncharacterized protein: MEDELNMNPSGAQGTLVTNSSTKSYNDIMTRRLKNRERQRRYRARKRLEADMQKSHVLNQPTIPNAELQLNGILNNVTKRVHCKRDWKKDARRAHIYKAQEGSISTVETQASCLPSVDPVGRECSSEDSPNLQNYETRKPKLGRRDWKADARNKKS, encoded by the coding sequence ATGGAAGACGAGCTAAATATGAATCCTAGTGGAGCACAAGGTACTTTAGTAACAAACTCAAGCACCAAAAGTTATAATGACATTATGACTCGTCGTCTAAAGAACCGAGAGCGGCAGCGTAGATATAGGGCTAGAAAACGACTTGAAGCGGACATGCAGAAATCGCATGTCCTAAACCAACCAACTATACCAAATGCAGAGTTGCAATTAAACGGGATCCTTAACAATGTGACGAAACGTGTTCATTGTAAACGGGACTGGAAAAAAGATGCTAGGAGGGCTCATATATACAAGGCTCAAGAAGGTTCAATCTCTACTGTTGAAACCCAAGCATCATGCTTGCCCTCTGTGGATCCCGTAGGAAGAGAGTGTTCTTCGGAGGATTCACCTAACCTTCAGAACTACGAAACTAGGAAACCTAAGCTCGGCCGAAGAGATTGGAAAGCAGATGCAAGAAATAAGAAGAGTTGA
- the LOC107939760 gene encoding uncharacterized protein: MSLNCLNCRMLKRTIDSNNSRDHCSKAKHRRKIGFNDRARSEISPAAYEKLARDDDLVMPTIGPKKGHHCRANTLDTTYRAMTFEADGKPRLVRSSGMRRDWSFENLRDEKMRNEMRVH; encoded by the coding sequence ATGAGTCTCAATTGCTTGAATTGCCGTATGCTTAAAAGAACAATTGATTCAAACAATAGTAGGGATCATTGTAGCAAGGCAAAACATAGAAGGAAAATTGGTTTTAATGATAGAGCTAGGTCGGAAATAAGCCCAGCGGCTTACGAAAAACTCGCAAGGGATGATGATTTGGTAATGCCGACAATCGGTCCAAAGAAGGGTCACCATTGTCGGGCAAATACACTCGATACAACGTATAGAGCAATGACGTTCGAGGCTGATGGTAAGCCTAGGTTGGTGAGGAGCTCTGGGATGAGGAGGGATTGGAGCTTTGAGAATTTGAGAGATGAAAAGATGAGAAATGAGATGAGAGTACATTGA
- the LOC107939772 gene encoding transcription factor MYC2, translating into MNLWSDDNTSVMESFMSSDISALWPPPPPPPPPQQSQPSVPLNQDSLQQRLQALLEGVRNCWTYAIFWQSSYDYAGAAVLGWGDGYYKGEEDKEKAKSKASLSTIAEQQHRKKVLRELNSLISGSTANTDDAVDEEVTDTEWFFLVSMTQSFVNGNGLPGQAFFNSCPVWVAGSDRLANSTCERAKQGRVFGLQTIVCIPLANGVVELGSSEFIIQSSDLVNKVRALFNGIEAETWSMSNNTDDPSSFWISDPNNINNQNPSSSSLTENPSSIHGGLHFNNYGNSFSHLLKPESGEILNFGGSKGIRNGNLISRKKRSPSNEEGMLSFTSDVMKSGGGGDSDHSDLEASVIKEADSARVTITAEPEKRPRKRGRKPANGREEPLNHVEAERQRRQKLNQRFYALRAVVPNVSKMDKASLLGDAISYINELKIKLQNADSKKEELHKQLEETKKEGQRGGLTSSHKLLELDIDVKTIGLDAMIRIQSNKKNHPAARLMAALQELDLDVHHASVSVVNDLMIQQVNVKMGNQFYNQEQLRIALTSKVGDPR; encoded by the coding sequence ATGAATCTTTGGTCGGACGATAACACGTCGGTTATGGAATCTTTTATGAGCTCAGACATATCTGCTTTATggccaccaccaccacctccgcCGCCGCCGCAGCAATCTCAGCCGTCCGTTCCTCTCAACCAAGACTCGCTCCAACAACGTCTCCAAGCTCTCCTCGAAGGTGTTCGTAATTGTTGGACTTACGCTATTTTTTGGCAATCCTCATACGATTACGCCGGCGCCGCCGTGCTCGGCTGGGGAGACGGGTATTACAAAGGGGAAGAAGATAAAGAGAAAGCAAAGTCAAAAGCTTCTTTATCTACAATCGCCGAGCAACAGCATCGTAAAAAGGTTCTCAGAGAACTCAACTCTTTGATTTCCGGTTCAACCGCCAACACTGACGACGCCGTCGATGAAGAAGTCACCGACACCGAATGGTTCTTTTTAGTTTCCATGACCCAATCTTTCGTTAACGGCAACGGACTTCCGGGACAAGCTTTTTTCAATTCATGTCCAGTATGGGTCGCTGGATCGGACCGCTTAGCCAATTCTACGTGTGAAAGAGCGAAACAAGGACGGGTTTTCGGTTTACAAACGATAGTTTGTATACCGTTGGCGAATGGTGTCGTGGAATTGGGGTCATCGGAATTCATTATCCAAAGCTCCGATCTAGTGAATAAGGTTCGAGCGCTGTTTAATGGAATTGAAGCTGAAACTTGGTCTATGAGCAACAACACTGACGACCCATCATCGTTTTGGATTAGTGATCCaaataacattaataatcaaaatCCGAGTTCTAGTAGTTTAACTGAGAATCCGAGTTCCATTCATGGCGGCTTGCATTTCAACAATTACGGAAATTCATTTTCCCATTTGTTGAAACCGGAATCCGGAGAAATATTGAATTTCGGCGGAAGTAAAGGAATCAGGAACGGTAATTTGATTTCTCGGAAGAAGAGATCGCCGAGTAATGAAGAGGGGATGCTTTCTTTTACTTCCGATGTGATGAAATCGGGTGGTGGTGGAGATTCAGATCATTCCGATCTCGAAGCTTCGGTTATTAAAGAAGCAGATAGTGCAAGAGTTACCATTACCGCGGAACCCGAAAAGAGACCACGAAAACGGGGGAGAAAACCGGCTAACGGAAGAGAAGAGCCTCTGAATCACGTCGAAGCAGAGCGTCAAAGACGACAAAAGCTTAACCAAAGGTTTTACGCCTTACGTGCAGTGGTACCAAACGTATCCAAGATGGATAAAGCATCTCTTCTGGGGGATGCTATTTCGTATATTAACGAGCTAAAGATAAAGCTACAGAATGCGGATTCAAAGAAAGAGGAGTTGCATAAACAATTAGAAGAAACCAAGAAAGAAGGTCAGCGAGGAGGCCTCACCTCGTCCCACAAATTACTAGAATTGGATATCGACGTTAAGACTATCGGATTAGACGCCATGATTCGAATCCAATCCAATAAAAAGAATCATCCAGCAGCACGGTTAATGGCTGCCTTACAAGAGTTAGACCTCGACGTACACCACGCTAGCGTATCCGTCGTTAACGACCTGATGATACAACAGGTTAATGTGAAGATGGGGAACCAATTTTACAACCAAGAACAACTTAGGATCGCTCTAACATCCAAAGTTGGAGATCCAAGATAG